The DNA segment GATTCTCTTTTTGGAATTGATCTACAAAAAATGGACGTTCAGGTCTAGGTCCTACTACAGACATATCGCCCTTTAAAACATTAAACAATTGTGGTAATTCATCAATTCTTAAAGAACGAATGTATCTACCAACTGTTGTTACCCTAGCATCATTAGAAGATGCTAAAATCGGACCTGAGTCCTTTTCAGCAGTTGCACTCATACTTCTAAATTTTAAAACATTGAACTCTTTACCGTCTTTGGTAATTCTTACTTGCTTGTATAGTACTGGTCCTTCAGAAGTTAACTTGACTAATAAAGATGTTATCAACATAAATGGTGATGTAACCATGATTAGAATAATAGAAAAAAGAATATCCATTATGCGTTTAATTAAATCATCTTCAGAAGAAATTTCAAAATTAGAAATTTCAATAATACTCTCATCCTCAATATTCATAATATTTGGATTAACCAATAATAAATTATCAAAGCTAGTTGTTAAAAACAATTTTTTCTTTTCATGAACTAACAAATTATAAATATTTTCTTTTTCTTTTTCACTTAGTCCACTAGCTAAATAAACAATATCCACCTCGTCAAGGTATTTCTTTACATTGATATAATAGCTAGATACTACAGCATATTTAACTATATGTCTTTTACTTTTTGCATTTCCAATATTGAATATTGCATTTTTAATATCTTTTTCAGTTCCAACAACCATTACTTGTTTACTTCCACTGAAACGTTCATAAAATTTATAAACAACTACACGCCAACAGAATAAGATAAATGTACTAAAAATAAAACTAATCAATAATACTGATCTTGGAAAAGTAAACCATCTACCAAAAAAAGTTAATGCCATGATTGATATGGTCATAATTAATTGTATTATAATAGTAAAATATAAAAAATCTGCAATAGATTTATTATAAAAAACGTACACTCCAAATAATAAATTTAATAACACAAATAAAATTAAAATATAGAAAATTGAATTCTCATAAGCATTATAATTATATATAGGAATGTCACTTTTATAGCGTACATAAAAAGAAAGAAGAATAGATAGATGATATAAAACAACATCCATTAATACTATTATTATCTTTTTCGTTTTGGTAAATTTTTCTCCTTGAGACACAATTTTCCCCTCCGATTAATAACTGTTATTCAAACACGGCTTATATATAATATCATAAAAACACTCGAAATCCTATTACGTACTCATTAAAAAATTACTAATAATTCAAATCATACCACAAATTTTTAAAGATTTCATAAAATCAAAATGTCATTATCTTACACTCTATATCCTTCATTTTTTTATTTCCTATATAAATAAAAAGCAAGAGTAAAAATATTGAAAAAGCTGGGTTTAAATATCCTCCTTTTTGAAAATTTAATGCTATAAAGACTAACCCCATCTTAAAATTTGTTAATAATACATAAATACTGAATACACAACTTAGTAAAAATGTTACCAAACCTAAATCGGATAAAAAATAAGCATAAACATTCCAAACATTAGGCGTATGTCCTATTCCATTCCCAAGAAAAATATGCTCCGTATTAACATAATCCCAGCTTCTGATAATTCTAAAATAAGCCGATCCATCTTCTCCACTTAATATATCAACTGTCCTATTTATAATCGTTTCATTGATTAAATCCCTTGAAAAGAATATCACAGCTATAATCAGTAATAAGTATATACTGGTTTTTTTCGTCCATTTTAATTCTCTTAAATTAATTTTATCTATAAAGTGTAATGCTTGTATCATCAACATAATTCCTATAGCACTATATGAAAAAGTCAAAAATATGGTCAAAGAAATAAAAATAGTAAATCCTTTTTTTATTTTCACATCTACTTTATTGAAGTAATTCATTGATAAAATAATATTTAAAAAATATCCAAGGTAAGCTGGTTCTGAAAAAATGCTCCTTGTTCTAATAAAATTAATATTTTCATTAAAGGCATAACTCAATAAATCTGTCCGAGTAAATTTCCAAAAAAATTCATATGGTAGCTGACCATTTGAATACAATGCAAGAGTAATATAAATTCCTATCAAACAAATTATGACAGCTATAATATTAAGAATTTTCAAAAATAGCGCTTCTAACTTTTGTTCTTTAACATAATTATATACTCCAAAAGTTATAGCAATATAATATGAAATCCTTATTAAGCTTGCTAATCCAGTCTTTAAAATAAAACTACTATTTAGCTGTATATTCATTATAATATTCATTGCTATTAAGCCCAATATCAAAAGAATCCAAAGCGGTTGTTTTTTTTTCACTTTATAGTTCCCACTAACTATGAGGCTTACTCCTACTAAAGCAAAAATATAATCACTTAAAGTGAAGATACCAATCATCCAATCTGTTACGATAAATGATACACTCATCAAACTCAAGATAATTACTGCCCATATGCTATGGTACTGCTTATTAAAATTCAACCATTTTGCTAAAACAGAACTGTTCTCCAAAACCAAAACCCACTTCCTAAAATTCAACTATTTATTCCCTGAGAATTCTGTTGGTTTTTGTTTGTCTATACCGAATTCATATGAGATTGCAGATAAAATTCTTTTACTTGCTTGTCCATCTCCATAAGGATTGTTAGTTGTGGCCATTTTTTTATACTCAGATTCATTTTCTAGTATTTTGGTCATTTCTTTTATGATACTTTCGGTTTGAGTACCTACCAACTTAAGTGTCCCAGCTTCTACGCCTTCAGGTCTTTCAGTTGTATTTCTAAGTACTAATACTGGTACTCCCAAAGAAGGCGCCTCTTCTTGAACCCCACCTGAATCCGTCATGATCATATAGCTTTTAGCAACTAAATTATGAAAATCCATAACTTCAAGTGGAGCAATTAGATGAATTCTAGGGTGTTGCCCTAAAACCTTTTTAGCCATATTCTGAACATTAGGATTTAAGTGAACGGGATAAATAATTTCAACATCTTGATGTTCATCCACTACTTGGCGTATAGCTTGAAATACCCGTTCCATGGGTTTTCCTTGGTTTTCTCGGCGATGCATTGTCACTAAAACAACTTTACTATCTGGATTTATATTTTCTAGAACAGTATGGTGATAGTCCTTTTGTATAGTTTCCTCAAGCGCATCAATTGCAGTATTTCCTGTAACGTAAATTTTTTCTTTCGGATGATTTTCTTTTAACAAGTTTAGTTTACTCTCTATTGTAGGTGCAAAATATATATCTGCGATTACATCGGTTAATTGACGATTCAACTCCTCAGGAAACGGTGAATGTTTATTTCCTGTCCTAAGCCCAGCTTCAACGTGTCCAACTTTGATTTGATTATAATAAGCAGATATACTTGCAGCAAACGTAGTTGTCGTATCTCCATGAACTAGAATGATATCTGGTTTGGCTTTCTTCAAAATTTCGTCAAGACCCACCAATACAGATGATGTAATTTCTGATAAAGTTTGATTTTCTTTCATGATATTCATATCATAATTTGGTTTAATTCCAAATGTCTGTAAAACTTGATCCAACATTTCTCTATGTTGAGCAGTAACCGCAACGATAGATTCAAACCTGTCTGATTGCTTATTTAATTCTTTAACTAATGGAGCCATTTTAATTGCTTCAGGCCTAGTACCAAATATTGTCATTACTTTTATTTTCCTCATAAAGCTAACCTCCTGAACATTTATTTAACTATTTAATTTTTTTCTATTAATTCTTATAAACCTATATCTCAGTTTTCTTATTTTTTTCAATTTATGCAGTATACT comes from the Carnobacterium sp. 17-4 genome and includes:
- the wecB gene encoding non-hydrolyzing UDP-N-acetylglucosamine 2-epimerase; protein product: MRKIKVMTIFGTRPEAIKMAPLVKELNKQSDRFESIVAVTAQHREMLDQVLQTFGIKPNYDMNIMKENQTLSEITSSVLVGLDEILKKAKPDIILVHGDTTTTFAASISAYYNQIKVGHVEAGLRTGNKHSPFPEELNRQLTDVIADIYFAPTIESKLNLLKENHPKEKIYVTGNTAIDALEETIQKDYHHTVLENINPDSKVVLVTMHRRENQGKPMERVFQAIRQVVDEHQDVEIIYPVHLNPNVQNMAKKVLGQHPRIHLIAPLEVMDFHNLVAKSYMIMTDSGGVQEEAPSLGVPVLVLRNTTERPEGVEAGTLKLVGTQTESIIKEMTKILENESEYKKMATTNNPYGDGQASKRILSAISYEFGIDKQKPTEFSGNK
- a CDS encoding sugar transferase — protein: MSQGEKFTKTKKIIIVLMDVVLYHLSILLSFYVRYKSDIPIYNYNAYENSIFYILILFVLLNLLFGVYVFYNKSIADFLYFTIIIQLIMTISIMALTFFGRWFTFPRSVLLISFIFSTFILFCWRVVVYKFYERFSGSKQVMVVGTEKDIKNAIFNIGNAKSKRHIVKYAVVSSYYINVKKYLDEVDIVYLASGLSEKEKENIYNLLVHEKKKLFLTTSFDNLLLVNPNIMNIEDESIIEISNFEISSEDDLIKRIMDILFSIILIMVTSPFMLITSLLVKLTSEGPVLYKQVRITKDGKEFNVLKFRSMSATAEKDSGPILASSNDARVTTVGRYIRSLRIDELPQLFNVLKGDMSVVGPRPERPFFVDQFQKENPHYYLRHNVRAGITGYAQVYGKYASDFNSKLNFDLLYIKKYSLLLDVKIMLQTIKILFDKVSSKGLDEEEEKSKEIPNDITYLV